The Oncorhynchus tshawytscha isolate Ot180627B linkage group LG08, Otsh_v2.0, whole genome shotgun sequence genome window below encodes:
- the mylz3 gene encoding myosin, light polypeptide 3, skeletal muscle, with product MADAAPAEASGASAFSADQLEDFKEAFGLFDRVGDSMIGFNQVADVMRALGQNPQNKEVAAILGKPSPDDMANKRLAFADFMPMMEKVDKIVKGTLDDYVEGLRVFDKEGNGTVSGAELRIVLGTLGEKMSEAEIDSLLIGQEDENGSINYEAFVKHVLSV from the exons ATG GCTGATGCTGCTCCCGCTGAGGCATCCGGCGCCTCCGCTTTTTCGGCCGACCAGCTCGAGG ACTTCAAAGAGGCCTTCGGGCTCTTCGACAGAGTCGGTGACAGCATGATTGGATTCAACCAGGTGGCTGATGTCATGCGCGCCCTGGGACAGAACCCCCAGAACAAGGAGGTTGCAGCGATCCTGGGAAAACCATCCCCCGATG ATATGGCCAACAAGAGGCTGGCCTTCGCCGATTTCATGCCCATGATGGAAAAGGTGGATAAAATAGTGAAGGGTACACTTGATGACTACGTTGAGGGTCTCCGCGTCTTCGACAAGGAGGGCAACGGCACTGTGTCTGGGGCTGAGCTGCGCATCGTGCTGGGCACACTGG GTGAGAAGATGTCCGAGGCCGAGATTGATTCCCTCCTTATAGGTCAGGAGGACGAGAACGGCAGCATCAACTATGAGG CATTCGTCAAGCACGTCCTGTCTGTGTAA